One segment of Mycobacterium spongiae DNA contains the following:
- a CDS encoding WXG100 family type VII secretion target, whose product MATRFMTDPHAMRDMAGRFEVHAQTVEDEARRMWASAQNISGAGWRGLAEATSMDTMTQMNTAFRNIVNMLHGVRDGLVRDANHYEQQEQSSQQILGS is encoded by the coding sequence ATGGCAACGCGTTTTATGACGGACCCGCATGCGATGCGGGATATGGCGGGCCGCTTTGAGGTGCACGCCCAGACAGTGGAGGACGAGGCCCGCCGGATGTGGGCATCCGCGCAGAATATCTCGGGTGCGGGATGGCGCGGTCTGGCCGAGGCGACGTCGATGGACACCATGACGCAGATGAACACCGCCTTCCGCAACATCGTGAACATGCTCCACGGCGTGCGCGACGGTCTGGTTCGCGACGCGAACCACTACGAGCAGCAAGAGCAGTCGTCCCAGCAAATCCTCGGCAGCTAG
- a CDS encoding WXG100 family type VII secretion target, translating into MTINYQFGDVDAHGALIRAQAASLEAEHQAIVRDVLAAGDFWGGAGSVACQEFIAQLGRNFAVIYQQANAHGQKVQAAGNNMASTDSAVGSSWA; encoded by the coding sequence ATGACGATTAATTATCAGTTCGGGGATGTTGACGCCCACGGCGCCCTCATCCGCGCGCAGGCCGCATCGTTGGAAGCCGAGCACCAGGCCATCGTTCGCGATGTGCTGGCTGCTGGTGACTTTTGGGGCGGCGCTGGTTCAGTGGCTTGCCAGGAGTTCATCGCCCAGTTGGGTCGTAACTTCGCGGTGATCTACCAGCAGGCCAACGCCCACGGCCAGAAGGTGCAAGCCGCCGGCAACAACATGGCGAGCACCGACAGTGCCGTAGGCTCCAGCTGGGCCTAA
- a CDS encoding ESX secretion-associated protein EspG, protein MDQQSTRTDITVNVDGFWMLQALLDIRHVAPELRCRPYVSTDNNDWLNEHPGMAVMREQGIVVDDEVNEQVAARMRVLAAPDLEVVSLLSRGKLLYGVVEDDDQPPGSRDIPDNEFRVVLARRNQHWVSAVRVGNDITVDDVAVTDSSSIAALVMDGLESIHHADAAAINAVNVPLEEMLEATKEWQESGFNVFSGGDLRRMGISAATVAALGQALSDPAAEVAVYARQYRDDAKGPSASVLSLKDGSGGRIALYQQARTAGSGEAWLAICPATPQLVQVGVKTVLDTLPYGEWKTHSRV, encoded by the coding sequence ATGGATCAGCAGAGCACCCGCACTGACATCACCGTCAACGTCGATGGCTTCTGGATGCTTCAGGCGCTGCTAGACATTCGGCACGTTGCGCCTGAGCTCCGCTGCCGGCCGTATGTGTCCACTGACAACAACGACTGGCTCAATGAGCACCCCGGGATGGCGGTGATGCGCGAGCAGGGCATTGTCGTTGACGACGAGGTCAATGAACAGGTCGCCGCTCGGATGCGAGTGCTCGCCGCGCCTGATCTGGAAGTCGTCTCGCTGCTATCGCGCGGCAAACTGCTTTATGGAGTTGTCGAGGACGACGACCAGCCCCCGGGCTCGCGGGATATCCCGGACAATGAGTTCAGGGTGGTGCTAGCCCGCCGAAATCAGCACTGGGTATCAGCGGTTCGGGTTGGCAACGACATCACTGTCGACGACGTGGCCGTCACGGATTCCTCCTCGATCGCCGCACTGGTCATGGACGGCCTGGAATCGATTCACCACGCCGACGCGGCCGCGATCAACGCGGTCAACGTGCCGCTGGAGGAGATGCTGGAAGCCACGAAGGAGTGGCAGGAATCCGGCTTTAACGTCTTCTCGGGTGGCGACCTGCGGCGAATGGGCATCAGCGCCGCGACCGTGGCCGCGCTCGGACAGGCGTTGTCGGATCCCGCGGCTGAGGTCGCGGTGTACGCGCGCCAGTACCGAGACGACGCTAAAGGCCCGAGCGCCTCGGTGTTGTCGCTCAAGGACGGCTCGGGTGGGCGAATCGCGCTGTACCAGCAGGCTCGAACGGCGGGCTCCGGCGAGGCTTGGTTGGCCATCTGTCCGGCGACCCCGCAGTTGGTGCAAGTGGGCGTGAAGACTGTGTTGGACACTCTGCCTTATGGCGAGTGGAAAACTCACAGCAGGGTGTGA
- the eccD gene encoding type VII secretion integral membrane protein EccD has product MTAVADAPQADIEGVATPQAVVVGIMAEGVQIGVLLDANAPVSVMTDPLLKVVNSRLRELGETALEPTGRGRWALCLVDGTPLRVAQSLTEQDVYDGDRLWIRFIPDTEHRSQVIEHISTAVSSNLSKRFASIDPIVAVQVGASMVATGVLIATGVLGWWRWHHSTWLTTIYAAIIGVLMLTVAMLLLMRAKTDADRRVADIMLLSGIVPVTIAAAAAPPGPVGSPQAVLGFGVLGVATTLALRFTGRRLGIYTAIITVSGLTTLAALWRMVSASSAVTLLSCVVLTCVILYHAAPALSRRFSGIRLPVFPSATSRWVFEARPDLPTTVARTPGSSPVLEGPASVRDVLLQAERARSFLSGLLVGLGVLMVVCLTSLSNPHTSERWLPLILTGFVSGFLLLRGRSYVDRWQSITLASTAVIIVAAVVVRYAVELSSPWSVSIGAAILVLLPAAGMTAAAVVPNTIYSPLFRKFVEWIEYLCLMPIFPLALWLMNVYAAIRYR; this is encoded by the coding sequence ATGACGGCGGTCGCTGACGCGCCACAGGCCGATATTGAGGGTGTCGCTACACCCCAGGCCGTCGTGGTGGGCATCATGGCCGAGGGTGTGCAGATCGGCGTCCTGCTGGACGCCAATGCCCCGGTTTCGGTGATGACCGATCCATTGTTGAAAGTCGTGAACAGCCGACTGAGGGAACTGGGCGAGACGGCCCTGGAACCTACGGGGCGCGGCCGATGGGCGTTGTGCCTGGTTGACGGCACGCCGTTGCGCGTCGCCCAGTCGTTGACCGAACAAGACGTCTATGACGGCGATCGGCTCTGGATTCGGTTCATCCCCGACACCGAACATCGATCGCAGGTCATCGAGCACATCTCCACCGCGGTCTCGTCGAATCTCAGCAAACGGTTCGCCTCGATCGACCCGATCGTGGCGGTGCAGGTCGGCGCGTCCATGGTGGCCACTGGAGTGCTCATTGCCACCGGGGTGCTGGGTTGGTGGCGCTGGCATCACAGCACATGGTTGACGACGATCTATGCAGCGATAATCGGCGTTTTGATGCTCACGGTAGCCATGCTGCTGTTGATGCGAGCCAAGACTGACGCGGATCGACGGGTCGCCGACATCATGCTGCTGAGCGGGATAGTGCCCGTGACGATAGCGGCCGCAGCCGCACCGCCGGGGCCCGTGGGCTCTCCCCAGGCTGTGCTGGGCTTCGGGGTTCTCGGCGTCGCCACCACGCTGGCCCTGCGCTTTACGGGCCGGCGGTTGGGGATCTACACCGCGATCATCACCGTTAGCGGGCTGACCACGCTGGCTGCGCTGTGGCGGATGGTCTCGGCGAGCAGTGCGGTGACGCTGCTGTCGTGCGTGGTGCTTACCTGCGTGATTCTCTACCACGCCGCCCCGGCGCTGTCGCGTCGGTTTTCCGGTATCCGGCTGCCGGTATTTCCATCGGCCACCAGCCGATGGGTTTTCGAGGCGCGGCCCGACCTGCCGACGACCGTGGCCCGCACCCCCGGCTCCTCTCCCGTTTTGGAAGGTCCGGCGTCGGTGCGTGATGTACTGCTGCAGGCTGAACGCGCTCGGTCTTTCTTGAGCGGATTGTTGGTGGGGCTTGGTGTGCTGATGGTGGTGTGCTTGACCTCGTTGAGCAATCCACACACCAGTGAGCGTTGGCTGCCGCTGATACTCACCGGTTTCGTGTCCGGTTTTCTCCTGTTGCGCGGTCGGTCGTACGTCGACCGCTGGCAGTCGATCACCTTGGCCAGCACTGCCGTGATCATCGTCGCCGCTGTGGTCGTTCGGTACGCGGTGGAATTGTCCTCACCCTGGTCGGTGTCGATCGGCGCGGCGATCTTGGTGCTGCTGCCGGCAGCGGGCATGACAGCGGCGGCTGTGGTGCCCAACACCATCTACAGTCCGTTGTTCCGCAAGTTTGTGGAGTGGATTGAATACCTGTGCCTGATGCCGATCTTCCCGCTGGCATTGTGGCTAATGAACGTCTATGCAGCGATTCGGTACCGGTAG
- the mycP gene encoding type VII secretion-associated serine protease mycosin, translated as MQRFGTGSSRLWRGRTVRATIAAILLASGALAGLPPAYAISPPTIDPDALPPDDEPGPVAPMKQNSYCTEVGVLPGSDFRLKPRYMDMLNLNEAWQFARGDGVTVAVIDTGVTPHPRLPRLIAGGDYVMSGDGLQDCDAHGTIVASVIAAVPADGAVPLPSVPRRPVTIPTTEKPPPPKTVTVSPLPQTVTVVPGPPPEEGLPPGAPLPEPPPPPPPPFPAPPAPAGNHGGGTVTIPSYSGGGQVVAIDNPLNPGSPLPSAPPPLPDAFSGIAPGVEVIAIRQSSEAFGLKDPYTGDEDPQTQQKIDNIETMARAIVHAANMGASVINISDVMCMSARNVIDQRALGAAVHYAAVDKNVVIVAAAGDSSKKDCKQNPIFDPLEPDDPRDWNAVTTVVTPSWFHDYVLTVGAVDSNGQPMTKMTIPGPWVSISAPGTDVVGLSPRDDGLINAIDGPDNQLLVPAGTSFSAAIVSGVAALVRSKFPDLTAFQVINRLIHTARPPARGVDNQVGYGVVDPVAALTWDVPRGPAEPPKQLSAPLVLPEPPAERNMVPVWVAAGGLTGALLIGGAVFGTATLMRRSRKQR; from the coding sequence ATGCAGCGATTCGGTACCGGTAGCAGCAGGTTGTGGCGTGGTCGCACGGTTAGGGCGACCATCGCCGCAATCCTGCTCGCCTCAGGTGCGTTAGCCGGCCTGCCGCCGGCCTATGCGATTTCGCCTCCGACGATCGATCCGGACGCGTTGCCACCTGATGACGAACCGGGCCCGGTGGCGCCAATGAAGCAGAACTCGTACTGCACCGAGGTAGGGGTGCTACCCGGCAGCGACTTTCGGCTGAAGCCACGCTACATGGACATGCTGAACCTGAACGAGGCATGGCAATTCGCTCGCGGCGACGGGGTGACGGTCGCGGTCATCGACACCGGCGTCACGCCACATCCGCGGTTGCCACGCCTCATCGCCGGCGGCGACTACGTGATGTCGGGTGATGGCCTCCAGGATTGCGACGCGCACGGCACCATCGTGGCGTCGGTGATCGCTGCGGTCCCTGCGGACGGGGCAGTGCCGCTTCCCTCGGTACCGCGTCGGCCGGTCACGATTCCTACGACCGAAAAGCCGCCGCCGCCCAAGACGGTGACCGTTTCACCGTTACCCCAGACCGTCACCGTGGTTCCAGGCCCGCCCCCCGAGGAAGGACTTCCGCCGGGTGCGCCGTTGCCAGAACCGCCGCCGCCACCGCCACCGCCATTCCCTGCCCCTCCTGCACCTGCGGGCAACCACGGTGGCGGGACGGTCACCATACCCAGCTACTCCGGCGGTGGGCAGGTAGTCGCCATCGACAACCCGCTCAACCCGGGTAGCCCGCTTCCGAGTGCGCCGCCGCCGCTGCCCGACGCGTTCAGCGGTATCGCCCCGGGCGTCGAGGTGATCGCGATCCGCCAGTCGAGCGAGGCCTTCGGGCTCAAGGATCCGTATACCGGTGACGAAGATCCGCAGACGCAACAAAAGATCGACAACATCGAGACCATGGCCCGAGCGATCGTCCATGCGGCCAACATGGGGGCCTCGGTGATCAACATCTCCGACGTCATGTGCATGAGTGCCCGCAATGTGATCGATCAGCGCGCTCTAGGGGCCGCAGTCCACTACGCAGCGGTCGACAAGAACGTGGTCATCGTTGCAGCGGCCGGCGACAGCAGCAAGAAAGACTGCAAGCAAAACCCGATATTCGATCCCCTGGAGCCCGATGACCCGCGCGATTGGAACGCCGTCACCACGGTGGTGACCCCTTCCTGGTTCCATGACTATGTCCTGACGGTCGGGGCGGTGGACTCCAACGGCCAACCGATGACCAAAATGACCATCCCGGGGCCGTGGGTGTCGATCTCGGCGCCGGGAACCGATGTCGTCGGACTTTCGCCCCGCGACGACGGACTGATCAATGCGATTGATGGCCCGGACAATCAATTGTTGGTTCCCGCCGGCACCAGCTTTTCGGCTGCCATCGTCTCCGGTGTAGCTGCGCTCGTGCGCTCCAAATTCCCCGACTTAACGGCGTTCCAGGTGATCAACCGGTTGATTCACACGGCCCGGCCACCCGCTCGCGGCGTAGACAACCAGGTCGGCTACGGTGTGGTTGACCCGGTGGCTGCATTGACATGGGACGTGCCCAGGGGCCCGGCTGAGCCGCCGAAACAGCTATCAGCGCCGCTGGTTCTCCCGGAACCGCCCGCTGAACGCAATATGGTGCCAGTGTGGGTGGCCGCCGGGGGATTGACCGGAGCACTATTGATAGGCGGCGCGGTGTTCGGTACGGCAACATTGATGCGGCGATCACGGAAGCAGCGATGA
- the eccE gene encoding type VII secretion protein EccE — MKAQRRLGLALSWPRLTAVFLVDVVVLVVASHAPASWQGENRVAWWVGVGLAALVTLLSLVSYRGLTLMSGVAAWVWDWSADPGTSLGAGCTPATDHERRLGRDPVGVREYRGQLVSVIGVDGGEEDASGRHRHRMATSAVVPVAAVAEGLRQFDIRLDGIDIVSVVVRGASDAARASASLDEWGPEGWRSEEPGGAPLATDRRRTWMVLRMNPQRNVAAVACRDSVASTLAVATERLAQDLDGQSCVAKPLTAEELADVDTAVLADLEPTWSRPGWRRLKHFNGYVTSFWVTPSDITSETLHQLLLADIPEVGTAVVALRLTTRDGRPAVSAWVRYHSDAPLPKEATTGLNRLTGRQLDAVRASLPAPVARPLLVIPSRELREQDELVLPVTQDLEHATSSSPGQ; from the coding sequence ATGAAGGCTCAGCGACGGTTGGGTCTGGCGTTGTCGTGGCCGCGCTTGACTGCAGTGTTTTTGGTCGACGTGGTGGTCTTGGTGGTGGCCAGCCACGCCCCAGCGTCGTGGCAGGGCGAGAATCGGGTGGCGTGGTGGGTCGGTGTCGGCCTCGCGGCGTTGGTGACGTTGTTGTCGCTGGTCAGCTATCGTGGCCTCACCCTCATGTCGGGCGTTGCTGCGTGGGTGTGGGACTGGTCAGCCGATCCGGGTACGTCGTTGGGGGCCGGCTGCACACCCGCCACCGATCACGAGCGTCGTCTGGGCCGCGACCCGGTGGGGGTGCGCGAGTATCGGGGCCAGTTGGTCTCGGTGATTGGCGTCGACGGTGGCGAGGAGGATGCGTCGGGGCGTCATCGACACCGGATGGCGACTTCGGCGGTGGTCCCGGTGGCCGCCGTCGCTGAAGGGCTGCGACAGTTCGATATTCGCCTGGACGGCATCGACATCGTGTCGGTGGTGGTACGTGGTGCATCCGATGCCGCCAGAGCCTCGGCTTCCCTGGACGAGTGGGGGCCTGAGGGATGGCGTTCTGAGGAGCCCGGAGGCGCTCCGCTAGCCACCGATCGGCGTCGCACCTGGATGGTTTTGCGGATGAATCCGCAGCGCAACGTGGCCGCCGTGGCGTGTCGTGATTCGGTGGCGTCGACATTGGCGGTGGCTACCGAGCGGCTTGCCCAGGATTTGGATGGGCAAAGCTGTGTTGCCAAACCGCTCACTGCCGAGGAGCTGGCCGACGTCGATACCGCGGTACTGGCTGATCTGGAGCCAACGTGGAGTCGCCCGGGCTGGCGTCGCCTCAAGCACTTCAACGGGTACGTGACCAGCTTCTGGGTGACGCCGTCGGATATCACGTCGGAGACGCTGCATCAGCTATTGCTGGCCGACATCCCCGAAGTTGGGACGGCTGTGGTCGCACTGCGGCTGACCACCCGAGATGGGCGTCCCGCAGTGTCGGCATGGGTGCGCTATCACAGTGACGCCCCGCTGCCGAAGGAGGCCACGACCGGGCTCAACCGGCTCACCGGCCGCCAGTTGGATGCGGTGCGAGCCAGCTTGCCGGCACCCGTGGCTCGTCCCCTGCTGGTGATACCGAGCCGGGAACTGCGTGAGCAGGACGAGCTGGTGCTTCCAGTGACCCAGGACCTGGAGCACGCGACAAGTTCGTCCCCGGGGCAATGA
- the eccA5 gene encoding type VII secretion system ESX-5 AAA family ATPase EccA5, whose translation MTRPQAAGEDARNAMVAGLLASGISVNGLQPSHNPQVAAQMFTTATTLDPGMCDAWLARILAGDQSIEVLAGAWAAVRTFGWETRRLGVTDLQFRPEVSDGLFLRLAVTSVESLACAYAAVLAEAKRYQEAAELLDATEPRHPFDSELVSYVRGVLYFRTKRWPDVLSQFPEATTWRHPELKAAGAAMATTALASLGVFEEAFRRAQEAIEGDRVPGAANIALYTQGMCLRHVGREEEGVELLRRVYSRDAKFTPAREALDNPNFRLVLTDPETIEARKDPWDPDSAPTRAQTEAARHAEMAAKYLAEGDAELNAMLGMEQAKREIKLIKSTTKVNLAREKMGLPVPVTSRHTLLLGPPGTGKTSVARAFTKQLCGLTVLRKPLVVETSRTKLLGRYMADAEKNTEEMLDGALGGAVFFDEMHTLHEKGYSQGDPYGNAIINTLLLYMENHRDELVVFGAGYAKAMEKMLEVNQGLRRRFSTVIEFFSYTPEELIALTRLMGRENEDVITDEQAQVLLPSYTKFYNDQNYSEDGDLIRGIDLLGNAGFVRNVVEKARDHRSFRLDDSDLDAVLSGDLTEFSEVQLRRFRELTSEDLAEGLRAAVAEKKPSSA comes from the coding sequence ATGACACGCCCGCAAGCAGCCGGTGAAGACGCCCGCAATGCCATGGTTGCCGGCCTGTTGGCATCGGGGATTTCAGTCAATGGACTACAGCCCAGCCACAATCCCCAGGTGGCGGCTCAGATGTTCACCACCGCCACCACACTGGATCCTGGGATGTGCGATGCCTGGCTGGCACGCATATTGGCGGGTGACCAAAGCATCGAAGTACTCGCCGGCGCGTGGGCAGCAGTAAGAACCTTCGGTTGGGAGACCCGTCGTCTCGGAGTCACCGATCTACAGTTCCGGCCCGAAGTTTCCGATGGCTTGTTTCTGCGACTCGCGGTGACCAGCGTGGAATCCCTAGCCTGCGCGTATGCCGCGGTTCTCGCAGAGGCCAAACGCTATCAGGAGGCAGCGGAACTGCTCGATGCCACCGAACCGCGCCATCCCTTCGATTCCGAGTTGGTCAGCTATGTGCGTGGGGTGCTGTACTTCCGCACAAAACGCTGGCCGGACGTACTGTCCCAGTTTCCCGAAGCAACAACGTGGCGCCATCCCGAGCTGAAGGCCGCCGGCGCGGCAATGGCCACCACGGCGTTGGCCTCGCTCGGAGTGTTCGAGGAGGCCTTCCGGCGGGCACAGGAGGCCATCGAGGGTGACCGGGTGCCCGGCGCCGCGAACATCGCCTTGTACACCCAAGGCATGTGTCTACGGCACGTCGGGCGCGAGGAGGAAGGCGTTGAGCTCCTGCGCCGTGTGTACTCACGCGACGCGAAGTTCACCCCAGCCCGTGAGGCGTTGGACAATCCCAATTTCCGGCTGGTGTTGACCGATCCGGAAACTATTGAGGCGCGCAAAGATCCATGGGACCCGGACAGTGCCCCGACGCGCGCCCAGACCGAGGCTGCGCGGCACGCCGAGATGGCCGCGAAGTACTTGGCGGAAGGCGATGCCGAACTCAACGCAATGCTCGGCATGGAACAAGCCAAGCGGGAAATCAAACTCATCAAGTCGACGACCAAGGTGAATCTGGCGCGCGAAAAGATGGGTCTCCCGGTACCGGTGACGTCGCGGCATACCTTGCTGCTGGGGCCGCCGGGCACCGGCAAGACGTCGGTGGCGCGTGCATTCACCAAGCAACTGTGTGGGTTGACCGTGTTGCGCAAGCCACTGGTGGTGGAGACGAGCCGTACCAAGCTATTGGGCCGGTATATGGCGGATGCGGAGAAGAACACCGAGGAGATGCTCGACGGCGCGTTGGGTGGCGCTGTCTTCTTCGACGAGATGCACACTCTGCACGAGAAGGGCTACTCTCAGGGCGACCCGTACGGCAACGCCATCATCAACACGTTGCTGTTGTACATGGAGAATCATCGGGACGAGTTGGTGGTGTTCGGCGCCGGCTACGCCAAAGCGATGGAAAAGATGCTCGAGGTGAATCAGGGTCTGCGACGGCGGTTTTCGACGGTGATCGAGTTCTTCAGCTACACCCCGGAAGAGCTCATCGCACTGACCCGGCTCATGGGGCGGGAGAATGAGGACGTCATCACCGACGAACAGGCTCAGGTGTTGTTGCCGTCCTACACAAAGTTCTACAACGATCAGAACTACTCCGAGGATGGCGATCTGATCCGGGGTATTGATCTGCTGGGCAACGCCGGCTTTGTGCGGAACGTGGTAGAGAAGGCTCGTGACCACCGTAGCTTTCGACTCGACGATTCGGACCTCGATGCGGTCCTGTCTGGCGACCTGACCGAGTTCAGCGAAGTTCAACTCCGCCGGTTCAGGGAATTGACGAGCGAAGACCTCGCCGAAGGGCTCCGCGCCGCGGTGGCGGAGAAGAAACCGTCTTCTGCATAG
- a CDS encoding PPE family protein, giving the protein MTTALNFATFPPEINSARMHSGPGAAPMLAAASAWSGLAAELRATALSYGSILSSLSSEEWHGPASASMAASAAPYVAWMSSTAAAAEQTAAQAMAAAGAYESAFAATVPPAVIAANRAQLMTLIATNICGQNTAAIAANEAQYADMWAQDAMAMFGYAGASASTTRLRRFCEPRQMTNLAGVAAQSTAVAQSRGGSAASGHTSLSQLLSAVPTTLEQLASGSSWLDKLWAEWGPNANIWNTVASSGLYLPSNTIAPFLGMLAADAAEDATAAGALGAASGALTSPLGSTLGLGGAGSAVAAGLGKAAAVGTLSVPPTWTATAPSASPLAASLGGTPMVAPPGAAGMPGMPLGAFGKQSFGRAVPQYGFRPRFVAHPPAAG; this is encoded by the coding sequence ATGACCACCGCACTTAATTTCGCTACGTTTCCGCCCGAAATCAATTCCGCACGTATGCATTCCGGACCGGGCGCGGCGCCAATGCTGGCCGCCGCATCAGCCTGGAGCGGATTGGCCGCAGAATTGCGCGCCACCGCGCTGTCGTATGGCTCGATTCTTTCGTCGCTGTCCAGCGAGGAATGGCACGGACCCGCATCGGCATCGATGGCGGCGTCCGCCGCACCCTACGTGGCTTGGATGAGTAGCACCGCCGCTGCGGCCGAGCAGACCGCCGCACAGGCCATGGCTGCCGCCGGAGCCTACGAAAGCGCATTCGCCGCAACAGTTCCGCCGGCGGTCATCGCAGCAAACCGTGCCCAGCTGATGACTCTGATCGCCACCAACATCTGTGGCCAGAACACCGCCGCGATCGCGGCGAACGAGGCCCAGTACGCCGACATGTGGGCACAGGACGCGATGGCGATGTTTGGCTACGCGGGTGCTTCGGCCAGCACGACCCGGTTGCGCCGGTTCTGCGAGCCGCGGCAGATGACCAACCTCGCGGGGGTGGCCGCCCAGTCCACCGCGGTTGCGCAATCCCGCGGCGGGTCGGCTGCCAGCGGGCACACATCGCTATCCCAGTTGCTCTCCGCGGTACCCACCACGCTGGAACAGCTCGCGTCGGGGTCTTCGTGGCTGGACAAGTTGTGGGCGGAATGGGGGCCCAACGCCAACATCTGGAACACGGTCGCTTCGTCTGGACTCTACTTGCCGAGCAACACCATTGCGCCGTTCCTCGGTATGCTCGCCGCCGATGCCGCCGAGGACGCGACTGCGGCGGGCGCGCTAGGTGCGGCCAGCGGTGCGCTGACAAGCCCCCTCGGGTCTACACTCGGGCTCGGCGGCGCTGGCAGCGCCGTGGCTGCCGGATTGGGTAAGGCCGCAGCGGTGGGCACTCTCTCGGTGCCGCCTACCTGGACCGCCACGGCGCCATCGGCTAGCCCGCTGGCCGCGTCTCTGGGAGGCACGCCGATGGTTGCTCCCCCGGGTGCAGCCGGAATGCCCGGCATGCCTCTGGGCGCCTTCGGCAAACAAAGTTTCGGGCGCGCTGTGCCCCAGTACGGGTTCCGCCCGCGCTTCGTTGCTCACCCGCCAGCCGCCGGCTGA
- a CDS encoding PPE family protein, translating to MDYGLLPPEINSGRMYVGAGSGPMLAAAAAWDALAMELLSTAASYSSIVDGLTVGQWIGPSAIAMAAAAAPFVTWLNATGAQAEQAATQAKLAAGAYEAAFAATVPPPVIEANRALLMSLIATNIFGQNTPAIAATEAHYMEMWAQDAAAMYAYAGSSATASELTPFAEPPQTTNSAAMATQSAAVAEATGAAASTEVANQLAQVMAAVPTTLQNLATTLTSGSASLLPQATLPTSIANDIENWTTIWSTLSGPFSIQGLSSIPGGPFLAFGQLYAFTNNMVGANAFFAPPKLITGGLAPLAGEANLGSAGLFSATSELGGAPVSGAMGRAALVGSMSVPQGWTEAAPALRSLASVLPANVAAAPTATAPLAAEGNVFGQMAAASMAGRALAATTVRSGSAGSGSLGGVVAEADPAAATIIVIPAIEE from the coding sequence ATGGATTATGGGCTACTCCCGCCGGAGATTAACTCGGGACGCATGTATGTCGGTGCGGGTTCCGGACCGATGCTGGCCGCGGCGGCGGCCTGGGACGCGTTGGCTATGGAGTTGCTGTCCACCGCGGCCTCCTATAGCTCAATTGTTGATGGGCTGACCGTCGGTCAATGGATCGGTCCGTCGGCCATCGCGATGGCGGCCGCGGCCGCACCGTTTGTCACCTGGCTCAACGCCACCGGCGCTCAGGCAGAGCAGGCGGCGACCCAGGCCAAGCTCGCCGCGGGTGCCTATGAGGCGGCCTTCGCCGCCACAGTGCCGCCGCCGGTGATCGAGGCCAACCGCGCATTGTTGATGTCGCTGATTGCCACCAACATTTTTGGCCAGAACACCCCGGCGATCGCGGCCACCGAAGCCCATTACATGGAAATGTGGGCCCAAGATGCTGCGGCGATGTACGCCTACGCCGGGTCTTCGGCAACCGCGTCGGAGTTGACGCCGTTCGCCGAGCCGCCTCAGACCACCAACTCCGCGGCGATGGCGACTCAGTCGGCGGCAGTGGCCGAGGCCACCGGCGCCGCCGCCAGCACGGAGGTCGCCAACCAACTGGCCCAAGTGATGGCAGCCGTGCCGACGACGTTGCAAAACCTGGCGACAACCCTCACGTCGGGGTCCGCGTCCCTCTTGCCGCAAGCGACATTGCCAACCTCAATCGCGAACGACATCGAAAACTGGACCACAATCTGGAGCACCCTGTCGGGGCCGTTCTCCATCCAAGGGCTCAGCTCCATACCCGGTGGCCCCTTCCTGGCGTTCGGGCAGCTCTACGCCTTCACCAACAACATGGTTGGCGCCAACGCATTCTTCGCCCCGCCGAAGCTGATTACCGGGGGATTAGCGCCGCTGGCGGGTGAGGCAAATCTGGGCTCCGCCGGCTTGTTCAGTGCAACATCGGAACTTGGTGGCGCGCCGGTGTCCGGCGCCATGGGCAGGGCGGCGCTGGTGGGAAGTATGTCGGTACCGCAGGGCTGGACGGAGGCCGCCCCGGCACTTCGATCGCTCGCCTCAGTGCTACCTGCCAACGTCGCAGCCGCGCCAACGGCGACGGCCCCGCTAGCCGCCGAAGGCAACGTGTTCGGCCAGATGGCAGCGGCCAGCATGGCCGGGCGTGCCCTCGCCGCAACCACCGTCCGCTCAGGCAGTGCCGGATCGGGCTCCCTCGGCGGCGTCGTTGCCGAGGCCGACCCCGCCGCGGCCACCATCATCGTGATCCCGGCGATCGAGGAGTGA